TTTTCGGGTAGATACACATTTAATGTTAATGGCGCCAATACTTCAGAAATATTAAAGTTGAACCAGCTCTGTTGTTTTTCTTTGTAAGAAATGAGAAGCGTTGAATCTTTCTCATCCGCAGCTAATGTTCTTTTTACGTTAGGATTAACCTCGCCATCTAATTTTACTTTCATGTTACTATCTGTTGTAGGATTGATGTTAACACGAACGTTATTCGTATCGATAATGACGCTTGACACATTATTATTATTAATGACCTTTTCTTCTGAAATTGGTACTGCAGCAATTGAACGATAAGTGAATAAACTTCCGATAATACCAATAATAAAAATAATACCTGCAATGATTGAAAGACTCTTTTTATTTATCATGCTTCAAACCACCTTTTACTAGTGCCATATTGAACTTTAAATAACGAACAAATCCATTATTTGCCAGCTTTGTTAAAAATAACATAGTAATTACAATGAAATATCCAAGTCCACAAAGTGCTAAAGAAACGAAAAGATTAAATAGCAAGAATGTATTTGGATGTATAATAGTATCAACTAGAACCAGTAATGGTGAACCTAAAAATGAGATTCCTAGAACCCATCCTGAAAAAATCAATGCCGCTAATGTAATTGCAGGTCCAAGCACGATTAACAAATTGAAAAAACCTAATCCAATTACTGCCCAAATTGCCCGAAAAACATTTCCTGTTGTTGCACTTGCTGTTACTTTCTCAATATGATAATCTGCTAATAACTCTTTGGCGATTTGAGCTGGAGAACCTAATGAAGCTACAATTTCTTCTTCACTTTTCCCTTCCTCTAATCCGAAAGTAAAATGTTCTTCATAATCTTTTAAAATATCTGTACGCTCTTTTTCAGATAATCTTTTTAGAGATGCATTTAATTGTTGTAAAAATTTATTTTTCGTCATTACGTACACCTTCTTTTATTAATTGATTGACACCTTGTGAAAACTCATTCCATTCCTCCAAAAGTTGATACAAATACGTTCTACCTTTATCCGTCAGTGTATAATACTTCCTTGAAGGTCCTTCTGAAGACTCCTGTAAATACGTTGTAAAATATTCTTCTTTAGTTAATCTACGAAGTAAAGGATAAACAGACCCTTCTGATATTTCAATTTGATTGGAAATACTTCGAACTAATTCATACCCATAACGGTCTTGCTTATCAAGTAAGACAAGAACACAAAGTTCTAAAACTCCTTTTTTAAATTGTACATTCAATATTCATTCACCCTATTCTAATTGGCATCTACTACTATTTATTATTTAGTACTGTTTTATAATAAGTAACTACAAGTATAATATAACACTTGGTATTGTTCATTGCAAGGTACACTGGAAAAATAAGTATACCTTTCATCCGACGCTTATAAAATCAAAACGATGGCTCCTCTCCAGTTACAAAGTTCTAAATGAGGCTGAAACAGGCCTTTAACAAAATGGAAAGGACTCAACTTTTTTACATAACAACACTTCCCATCTATAATGAAAGAGAAAAAGACTCTTACTTTAATGGAGGGAATAAAAATGAAAGCAATTGGTTTACATGAATACTTACCTATTGAAGAAGAAAACAGTTTAATTGATATTGAAGTTGAAAGACCTGTTGCCACAGGAAGAGATATACTTGTTAAGATTAATGCGATTTCCGTTAACCCAGTTGATACAAAAGTTCGCTCTCCGAAAGATAAAAAAGAAGATATAGCGAAAATACTTGGCTGGGATGCTTGTGGTGTTGTTGTACAAACTGGCGAAGGT
This Bacillus mycoides DNA region includes the following protein-coding sequences:
- a CDS encoding PadR family transcriptional regulator, yielding MNVQFKKGVLELCVLVLLDKQDRYGYELVRSISNQIEISEGSVYPLLRRLTKEEYFTTYLQESSEGPSRKYYTLTDKGRTYLYQLLEEWNEFSQGVNQLIKEGVRNDEK
- a CDS encoding HAAS signaling domain-containing protein → MTKNKFLQQLNASLKRLSEKERTDILKDYEEHFTFGLEEGKSEEEIVASLGSPAQIAKELLADYHIEKVTASATTGNVFRAIWAVIGLGFFNLLIVLGPAITLAALIFSGWVLGISFLGSPLLVLVDTIIHPNTFLLFNLFVSLALCGLGYFIVITMLFLTKLANNGFVRYLKFNMALVKGGLKHDK